The DNA segment CTCTCCACTTGCTAAATCGATAACCTCTACTGGGTCATTATTAAAGGCATAGCCAAAAAGTAATATTTCAAAGTCCTCCGCTTGGGTGTAAGCGTAAACCCCACACTTGGTGAGGTCTACGCTAGAATAGGTTTCAATATCGATGCTCAGAATCGTCATTATCCTAAAAAGTCTTCCTCAATTTCCACTGGTTCAAAATCGTCCTCTGGTCTTGATTTGCCACCCAGCGGTCCCCCATCTTCTAACTTTTGAAGGTTTTGAAGCCCACAAGCAATGCCTTTATTCCCATTCACGTTGTATGCATAAAATGTGATGCTGGCTCTACCGTAGCAACCGGAATAAAATTCAGTCTGGTCTAGGATAGGCTCTACATTTTTATCTACAATACCGGGTTTGGTGAAGCTGTTGGCGTTTACAAAATAGCTGTCGGCATAGGCTTCATCATCAGGTCTATCAATATCCCCATCCCTAAGTGGGGTTTTTAAATTGGCTGGGATTTTCTTTCCTAGCTTGGAAGCCCCCTCTTGCTTTGCTACTTCAATAGCGGCCTTAATCTTTTCGATAGTCTTTTTATCTGATTTGGGGATAATTAAACTTACTGAATATTTGGGGTCGCTGCCGTTTACACTCTGCGGCTCCCACACATTGGCGTATGAAAATCTCACTTTTCCGGTAACAACTTTTGTACTCATTACAATTCCTCCTTAAAATCTATTTCAGCGGTGCTTTTAATCGCTGGTCTGTTATCTGATTCCGGTGCAAGCCTTGGTTTGCCCGGTGGTTTAATTATCAAGGTGCCAAGAATTTCATTAAACTGCTTTTTGCCCACAAGCTTTTCCATGGCGGTTATGCCTAAGAGGCTTTTGGTGTAAATCTCTTCTTCATCAAAACCTGCCGCTACTAAAACCTCCGTCACTTCCGCTTCGTCTGCATATCTTCGGTAGCTCCTACCTTCGATTAATTTAAAGCCGGGCCACTCCCTACCATGGTTTACGGCTTGGTCTAGGGCATAGGCCTGGACATCTGATATCCAGCTTTGCAGCTCATCAGCTGCTGCCAATATTTCAACAATCTCATCATCTGTTAAAAGAGGTGGTTTTTTAAAATCATGTTCTGCTAATTTTAGGTTCTCATCTGCCCTAGCTCGGCAGGTGGCCTTAACTTTGCAAAATCGGCAATGTTCCCCGGGTTGAAATGCTCCTTCACCTTTAAAGGCAAGGGCTGCGATTGGTTTGATGGTTGCCTCTCCCCAGTTAGTTAATTCATCTACCGGCATTTCATCAGTGGAAACGCTATCAAGCCTTGGTTGATGAATAGTCATCCTTACAGTTTCAATATCATAGAGATAACCAAACTGGTTGATGGCACCGAGGCATATAGCCTCATCTGGCTGTTATCAATTGCTGAAACTTTAACCCCACGTCCAAATTTAAGGTCGACAATTTCTAATATCCCGTCTGTGATAAGAACTAAGTCCCCGGTGCCAAAACCCTCCGGCACCCAAGAGGAGTAATCTAGTTTGGCCTCCAACAGCACTACTGCGTCTTTGGTACGGGCTTTAGCTTCGTTAATCTTTTCAACGGCAAAGTCCACATAGATTTGCACATCATCCTCTAGCCCTCGGCTGTAAAAGCTATCTTGTTTTAGCTTTTTTAGTTCTGTGTTATACTTAAGATTGGTTAAGTTTCCTAAGTAGTGGGCCAGTTTGAGTTCTGCCAAAGCATGGGCAAAGGTGCCTTCTTTGGCATACTCACTGGCCCTCTCTTCTATTGATTCTTCAAGCCTTGCTGATGGTGGGCAGCTAAGCCACCTGTCAGAGCCGGAGGCGGAAAGTAGGGCGTGTTCTACCAATTAAATCCCCTCCGCATCTTTAAGTAGCTCTGGATACTTGTCCTCAGGTATTTCAGACAGTTTCTTAGCTCCATATTTTGTGATAAGGGCCTTCACTTCTGCCTGCTTGCCACTTTGGGTTAAAGCCGCAAGCTTTGCCCGGACTTGTTCTAATGTTGGTAAATTATCTTCCACCTTTTCTTTAGGTTCATTTCCTTCTACTACATCCGTTAAAGCTTCAATACTATCTGCAAGACTCCGTAGATTTTCCACAACATCTAAAGCTAACTTCATTTTGCTCATTCTTTTCCTCTCCTTTATAGGTGCTTCGCTTCTTTATAAAAGGCCTCATAGTCTTTTTTCTTAACTTCCACTAATTTCGTTGCACCATATTTCTTTAGTAACGCCTTAATTTCCGATACCTTGCCTTTTTTAATTTTTTCTGTGAGTACAATGCTTATATCCTGAATATTAGCCTCATAGGGCTTTACCTCACCTCTTGCTAAAGCACGATATCCAGCTGCTAGTTTTTCTAATTCTTCTGCTAATGCATAATGCAAATCACTCATAGCTCCACCTTCTTTCCTTTAGGCATTCAGAGCAAAATCTTTAATAATGCTGTTCATCACCATTAGGTCATTGCCGGAAAGGTTAGCACACAACCGCTCCAATAGCTCTTGCTGCTCAGGCTTTAGATATTTTTTGTGCAAATAATAGCCATCTGCTACCCTAACACCTCCACCATAACGACCCCGGATAGTTTCTATAGGGTAGGAAAGCGATAGGATGTCAATGTCATTTTTTATAGTTCTAACACTGACGCCAAACTCAATCGCCAAGTTGGACATCGTATCTTGCCTTCTACGGCATAAGGCTTCTATGATTTCCATGCGTCTTTCATTTGGTCCCATCGCTTTCTCACCCCCTTCTATTTGCTCTGTGACTAAAGAATAAATGTTAAATATGCAGGTCTATTTCATGTTTAAAAAAGATATTTAAAATAAAAAAAATAGCCAGATGACCGCTAAATTAATAGCGATCATCCGGCTATTTGGTAGTTCAGAAGACTCCGCTGCTCGGTATGAATCATACTGCTTTGGCTTTTATTTGGTTGTTTTGAAAGTATAAATAGATTAAATTTCTACACTTAGGGCATTTTATTATGAGTTCCGCTTGGGTTGCTGATACAAGGTCAAAAAGTCTTTTATTTGAACAAACAGGGCATCTTACTTTTTTAGCTATAACTCTCACCCCCTTTGGTTTAGTCCTATAAGCATGTATGCGAACGCTATGGGTAAAAAAATATGGTATTACGTGTATTTAAAAGTGTTCACATGCTTTATGGCATACATGGTTTAGACTTGCTATTTTGGTAAGTTGATACCTAGTGTCTGGATTCTAATTCCCGCTGCCTGCTTTGAAACCTGGAAGAAATCCGCTAATTCATCAGTGATAAATTCTGCAATCATGCCTGGGCTAAATCCTTTCCACATAAATTCATTAATCTTTGTTCCAACTCTACCACGGTATTTATTTTTAATTTCTTCCGCTTTTAGCCTGAACATTTCAGCAGGCATAAGGATTGCTGCTGCCAGGTTATCAGCCTGCCATTCCACCCACTCATCCGGCTTTTTGGGTCTATGCACTTTTTCACTAGGACAGCGACATGCCTTAGCTAGGGTTTTATCTTGATAGGAAAGGGTCATGAATCTCAGTTGGTGTTTGTCCCAGTGGACTAATTCATGGGCGATAGTAAACCTTTCTCTGCCTTTGTTATCCAGTTCGACTAGGTCATTTTCAACAAGTATAGTTCCTTTTTCATAGGGGCGTTTAAAATATTTCTTTGTTTCTTTATCATAAAGTTCTACCATACCATTAGAAAATAGCACCATTCCAAGTGTGTCACAGTTTTTGTCTAAGTTTGCATAATCGATTTCCAATCCCATTTTAAACTCTGCAATATCCTCAACAGGAATTGGCATGGGCTTTTCTAATGCTGCGGGACAATACTTTTCTAAAAACTTAGCGGCTTCTATATCCATATCCTTTTTACTTATAATCGGCACTAGGTCTTTACTTAAATTCATCGGCACCTCTCCCCCTATTTATTATAAGCTTCAATTCCATCAATACTAAAATCGGTTAATGTAGCGTTTTCTAGAACGGCACTACAGCTTAATTCAAACCATTGGCATACCGATTCCGTGATATTTTCACCGGCAAAGTAATCTCCTATTTCAATATCACAACTAACTAACATGTTAAAGGCTACATCACTACCATCCTGCTTGATGTTATATACTCGTAGGACTTCAGCCAAATCGAGGCTAGCTTCGAGGACTTCATTAACCTCATTTGCTCTTCGGGTTAAATCGTATTGGTCATAGTTATTCATAATATGATCCTGCAAAAAATCATAGATTTCCTGTTCAAAGTGCTCTGCTAGCATATCCTTAAATAGGTTGTTCACCGGCTATTTCCCCCTTTCTTCATCTAAGGTTTTTATAAATTCTTTCCACGCTCTTTCGGTAATATCACTACTGCCTTCTTTTTCATCCATTCTACGAGCTTTTCTAAGGGCAGTTCTGGCTAGGCCACTGTCCTTAATATAATCGGGTAGATCCATGGGGATCTCATCTCTGTCTTCGGATGCCAAATCTATCATGTGGTATTTTTCTTCTGATGTTAGTTTTAATATCCTAGCCAACTCTTCCAACTTATTAATATTGGGTGGATTCCTTCTCCCTTTTTCAATATCACTCCAATAGGCAGGGGAGAAGTCTAGTAGTTCTGCCATTTTTCTTAAAGTAATTTTTTCTGCTTTTCTTCTTGCTGTGATGAACTCACCAAACTTATTCATTCTTTAACACCTCCTTATCCAAATAAAGATTGATTGTTCTCCTGTTGTTTTCTAATAAAGTTTAGACCTTTTAATCTTATTCTTACCGCTGTTACAGATACATCAAAGAGGTCTGCTAGCTCGTAGGGCAGCACTTCAGCACGTAAATTTAATTCAAAATCGGTGCCTACTTCAAAGTAGTCTTTCTTTAATCCCATGGCTTTGAACTTTTCTTTAACGGCTCTGGTAAAAGCTTTTTTAGGCATTAGTAGGGCTGATGCCATATAGTCAGCTTGCCACTCCATCCAGTCATCATCTGTTTCAAATTGTCTTTTGCCGCTGTTTTCTATGTCGGTACTGCGGCATTTAATTACAGGTTGGGTATCATTTGGTAGGAAATCAAATAAAGACAGCTGGTTTTTATCAATCATATAGATGTGCCGATGTAATAGCCAATGGGATATTTCATGCCCTAGGGTAAAGCGGCCTCGCCTTAGCTGGCCATCGTTTAAAAGGCTGTTATCTACGATAATGGTGCCTTCATCCACCGGTATCTCTTCGGCTTTGTTTTCTTCGGCGTTGTATATAGGAATATAGCAGTTGCAAAATACCGTCATGCCTAGTATTGATTGGTTATGGGTTAAGTCCTTGTAGTCCATTTCTAAGTCCGCATATCCTTCAGCAAAATCCTCAACATCTAAGCTGCCTGGCTCTTCAAGAAGTTTTGGGTTATAATCCTTTATAACCATTTCGGCTAGGGTTTCTATCTCAGCTTTTGAGAGAATTGGCACCCCATTACTTTTTCTTCTAAAGTCTAAATCTATCACATCATACCTCCTCTCATGCTTGTATGCTTGTAAGCTAACATTATTATATACCCAATCATTTCCAATGTCAATGGTAATTTTGTTTTTTTGCAATAAAAAAAGAAGAACCAACCGGTTAAGGTCAGTTCTTCTTGATTGCTACTATTTCTTATAACACAGAGGGACTGTCCCCTTGTGTTTAATAAAAAAGAAGAACCAACCGGTTAAGGTCAGTTCTTCTTGTGTTTGGCGTTAGTTACCTTGTAGCGGTTACTGTCTTGGCACCTTTATTAAGGTTTCCGTTCACATCTTCTATAGTTTCGTCTGCTATCTCAACTGTTACAACATCGCTTAAATTTGCTATTCCTGTAGTAAGAGTTAGCAATACTTTAGTATCTCCGTCAGCTACTGCAGTAGCCCCATCTTCTTCAGTAACACCAGTTACTGTATCCGAAACGCCGTTAACTTTTACTGTAAAGTTAGCAGGTATAGCTGAAGTAGCTTTTATTCCTTCACTAAATGTCACTAGAATCTTGTCAACATCTACTATTTTAGCTGAAAGCATTTGAGGTTTTACGTTTTCAGTAAAGTCTACAGGGTATGTTACAGGATCCATAACGTTTCCGGCATTATCTGCTATGTTCTTAATCTCTAAGCTTCTTTCGCCGTTAACGTCAATAGCTCCATCTCTTAGAGTTAACTTAACTTTTGTTTTGTCTCCATCAAATATAGCGGACACAAATACCTTTTCGCCTTCTACAGTGTAGTTTGCGGTATTTAATGCTGTAGCATTTGTAACTTCTTCTGTAAACTGTATAGTTACAGTATCATTATCAGGTAAGTTAATTCCAGCTAATCCGCTTAGTACTGCTGGCTTAGTTGTATCGGCAATGTCGCCGATAGTAACGTTTATTGTAGTTTGTGCGTTTTTCTTTCCCGCAGCATCTGCTACTAAATTTGCTGGTAGTGTAATGGTGTATTCGCCGTTTGGCATTACAGCACCACTGCCGTCATAGTTTTCAGTATCAATCTTTACAGACTCATCATTTCCATCGCTGTCCTTATCGTAACCACTTACAGCTGCTACTGCAATTCCGCCAGTTAATGTCTTTTGGACTCCATCTACTACGTAAGTCACGGGTGTAAGTGCTGCTGCTGTTACAGTAACATCTTCGTCAAATTCTACAACTATATATCTTGTTCCGCTGATGGTTTCTACTGTTACAGTTTTTACCACAGGTGCCTCTGTATCAGGTACGAAGTTAATTAAAGTGTTGTACGCAGAATCTGTTATAGTGGCAGGATTACCGGATAGATCTTGGAATTCGGTTATATCTACTCTCTTTAAGCCTGATAATGAAGTAAAACCAGCGGTTGTTAAATCCACCGTAACTACTGTCTTATCATCGCTAACAGTTGCATTTGAAGTAGTAACGGCTACTGGAGTGCCAGTTGAGCCGATATTAAGTTTAAATATTGTAGGGGTTGTTTTAATTGGCTCTGAAAAAGTCACTACTAATTTAGAATCATTAACAGCTTCTACGGAAACAACTTCTGGATTAACATTGTCAACAACCTGTTTTTTAAAGCTTACTGTTACGGGGTTTGGACTAATTAGATTTCCTGCAAAGTCCTTTGCTCCCACTATGGTTAATTTGTATTCTTCATCAACTGTCAATCCTGCCATGTTTAGTGTAAATGACTTTTTATCTGTGGCTAAGGTAATAAGACCAGTAATAGAAACAGTTGCACCATTTTTATCTTTTAATGTTGAAATCCCTTCAAGTGTAGTTCCGCTTGTTAAATTCATAGGTTCGGAAAACTCGAATTTTACAGTGTTATTGTCAGGATAAGTTGGTCCACTGATTGTAGGTCTTACAGTATCCTTAAGCGTCACAACAGCTGAATAAGCCTCTATTGGATTACCGTCTAGGTCAGTTACTGCAACCGGAACTAACACAGCGTATTGTCCATCAAAGTACTCTGTT comes from the Tepidanaerobacter acetatoxydans Re1 genome and includes:
- a CDS encoding DUF2815 family protein yields the protein MSTKVVTGKVRFSYANVWEPQSVNGSDPKYSVSLIIPKSDKKTIEKIKAAIEVAKQEGASKLGKKIPANLKTPLRDGDIDRPDDEAYADSYFVNANSFTKPGIVDKNVEPILDQTEFYSGCYGRASITFYAYNVNGNKGIACGLQNLQKLEDGGPLGGKSRPEDDFEPVEIEEDFLG
- a CDS encoding HTH domain-containing protein, encoding MGPNERRMEIIEALCRRRQDTMSNLAIEFGVSVRTIKNDIDILSLSYPIETIRGRYGGGVRVADGYYLHKKYLKPEQQELLERLCANLSGNDLMVMNSIIKDFALNA
- a CDS encoding ImmA/IrrE family metallo-endopeptidase; amino-acid sequence: MNLSKDLVPIISKKDMDIEAAKFLEKYCPAALEKPMPIPVEDIAEFKMGLEIDYANLDKNCDTLGMVLFSNGMVELYDKETKKYFKRPYEKGTILVENDLVELDNKGRERFTIAHELVHWDKHQLRFMTLSYQDKTLAKACRCPSEKVHRPKKPDEWVEWQADNLAAAILMPAEMFRLKAEEIKNKYRGRVGTKINEFMWKGFSPGMIAEFITDELADFFQVSKQAAGIRIQTLGINLPK
- a CDS encoding helix-turn-helix domain-containing protein, encoding MNKFGEFITARRKAEKITLRKMAELLDFSPAYWSDIEKGRRNPPNINKLEELARILKLTSEEKYHMIDLASEDRDEIPMDLPDYIKDSGLARTALRKARRMDEKEGSSDITERAWKEFIKTLDEERGK
- a CDS encoding ImmA/IrrE family metallo-endopeptidase; its protein translation is MIDLDFRRKSNGVPILSKAEIETLAEMVIKDYNPKLLEEPGSLDVEDFAEGYADLEMDYKDLTHNQSILGMTVFCNCYIPIYNAEENKAEEIPVDEGTIIVDNSLLNDGQLRRGRFTLGHEISHWLLHRHIYMIDKNQLSLFDFLPNDTQPVIKCRSTDIENSGKRQFETDDDWMEWQADYMASALLMPKKAFTRAVKEKFKAMGLKKDYFEVGTDFELNLRAEVLPYELADLFDVSVTAVRIRLKGLNFIRKQQENNQSLFG
- a CDS encoding Ig-like domain-containing protein, translated to MLRISKRLLSLLLALTLILSMTTVAFAKDYDLINKNTLTRNDFFDLTDDMDFFSDVLDNPGQYVIEVNGKYYEVEQVDAATQDGTGIDEAVVGLVPVDLDTDEELKVVSVSAINAKEVQIKFSKAVKKDTVITTGAPDTLKNITFTNIGSAPAITSTSAEAKLSEDGKTLTITASGTEYFDGQYAVLVPVAVTDLDGNPIEAYSAVVTLKDTVRPTISGPTYPDNNTVKFEFSEPMNLTSGTTLEGISTLKDKNGATVSITGLITLATDKKSFTLNMAGLTVDEEYKLTIVGAKDFAGNLISPNPVTVSFKKQVVDNVNPEVVSVEAVNDSKLVVTFSEPIKTTPTIFKLNIGSTGTPVAVTTSNATVSDDKTVVTVDLTTAGFTSLSGLKRVDITEFQDLSGNPATITDSAYNTLINFVPDTEAPVVKTVTVETISGTRYIVVEFDEDVTVTAAALTPVTYVVDGVQKTLTGGIAVAAVSGYDKDSDGNDESVKIDTENYDGSGAVMPNGEYTITLPANLVADAAGKKNAQTTINVTIGDIADTTKPAVLSGLAGINLPDNDTVTIQFTEEVTNATALNTANYTVEGEKVFVSAIFDGDKTKVKLTLRDGAIDVNGERSLEIKNIADNAGNVMDPVTYPVDFTENVKPQMLSAKIVDVDKILVTFSEGIKATSAIPANFTVKVNGVSDTVTGVTEEDGATAVADGDTKVLLTLTTGIANLSDVVTVEIADETIEDVNGNLNKGAKTVTATR